A region of Leishmania mexicana MHOM/GT/2001/U1103 complete genome, chromosome 8 DNA encodes the following proteins:
- a CDS encoding protein farnesyltransferase alpha subunit,putative — translation MSARFTLYISPLSFRRPSLFPLSLLLSAPAIHRRMRLCVDTAGAMQRSSPTSSQSSVSSWSAASSAGSQDSEDGEWLYQIACVETFMQLAADVTPADENPGASPEQPVATINYPPNFRFVYGIYRALRGQLEYTQMLPARGERCRVGAPPPVIHAIRTSAARWFLLLAFALRQCTSNYTVWKDRRDVLMSPAVLEQATRDALPELPVPAVILSCTASEADKQEALREMGEKQTRLRLTSQHWLPARADIAWEGRLSSWRAVRWELTAVGCFTRLYHKNFQVWHHRKELLMYALQQSPSHVRCGADAAATGANLEQQVEDSSPFVPLLASEATFSDYLRRHDGLDFAAVDERPTLRAVLCNEDGKNYHAWLHLSWYLHAFSFLLTPPSLRALDEHAMVVTAAAADQGLCFTPLPDWITTSESAAPPALRPTLPPSPLTEELQFTAQLIYEDCRNNSAWCHRFALFREALLRPLWRQLCSEACTNSDGAPTNSENWSGTLRAICAVELNYSLQWLYVDPTNEAAYTHARSVALLFHTLIARRHVWAAEHASTDGSKKLQRYLADAPLLTPVALANSEMCADVDAGTVRPSTPLVDLLRDRQRRVRWDTYVESFALMRHMQRVLHTAIRLRVTELEAQAARTLRLAAASNTRSSSGQAPKSEAIAALKTLYERSSQYMLDNFHQVDTAQYLACQAMLEEMWLTYMDAAQRRRVQQLRPSEAYREGLQPEWLEPCPWDERKTSATDAGKPEDCQDAVVLDFLAYEAAALSKAKQLTVADAIRLTYWKHEVLNIMYRGYGVSV, via the coding sequence ATGTCGGCCCGCTTCACACTCTACATCTCGCCGTTGTCTTTCCGCcggccttctctcttccctctttccCTCCTTCTTTCAGCCCCAGCCATTCATCGCCGCATGCGTCTTTGCGTGGACACCGCAGGCGCGATGCAGCGTTCCAGCCCCACATCCTCCCAATCCTCGGTATCGTCCTGGTCGgctgcctcctccgctgGCTCGCAGGACTCCGAGGATGGAGAGTGGCTTTATCAGATCGCCTGCGTCGAGACCTTCATGCAGCTTGCAGCGGACGTGACACCAGCAGACGAGAATCCTGGTGCATCGCCAGAGCAACCCGTCGCGACAATTAACTACCCACCGAACTTCCGCTTCGTCTACGGCATATACCGCGCACTTCGAGGTCAACTGGAGTACACCCAAATGCTTCCGGCCCGCGGTGAGCGATGTAGAGTTGGTGCGCCGCCCCCTGTGATTCATGCCATCCGTACCTCAGCGGCGCGCTGgtttctgctgctggcgttTGCACTTCGCCAGTGCACCTCCAACTACACCGTCTGGAAAGACCGACGCGATGTGCTCATGTCCCCTGCGGTGTTGGAGCAAGCGACCCGTGACGCGCTGCCGGAGCTTCCGGTACCGGCGGTCATCCTgtcctgcaccgcctcggAGGCAGACAAgcaagaggcgctgcgggagaTGGGCGAAAAGCAGACGAGGCTGAGGCTGACGTCGCAGCACTGGCTCCCTGCGCGTGCCGATATTGCGTGGGAAGGTCGACTGAGCTCGTGGCGTGCGGTGCGCTGGGAGCTGACGGCGGTCGGTTGCTTCACACGGCTGTACCACAAGAACTTTCAGGTGTGGCACCACCGAAAGGAGCTGCTGATGTACGCTCTCCAGCAGAGCCCCTCTCATGTCCGATGCGGtgcggacgccgcggccACGGGTGCAAAtctggagcagcaggtggaggaTAGCAGTCCGTTTGTGCCCCTATTGGCGAGTGAGGCAACATTTAGCGATTACCTGCGTCGTCATGACGGCCTCGACTTTGCCGCGGTCGATGAACGGCCGACGTTGCGCGCGGTGCTGTGCAATGAAGATGGGAAAAACTACCATGCCTGGCTCCACCTGTCTTGGTACTTGCATGCTTTCTCCTTCCtgctgacgccgccgtcgctgaggGCCCTGGATGAGCATGCGATGGTGGTtacggctgctgcagctgatcAAGGTCTGTGCTTTACGCCGCTACCCGACTGGATCACTACCTCGGAgagcgcagcgccgccagcactgCGCCCCACCCTACCACCAAGTCCACTCaccgaggagctgcagtTCACAGCACAGCTCATCTATGAAGACTGCCGCAACAACTCTGCGTGGTGTCACCGCTTCGCCCTCTTTAGAGAAGCCCTGCTTCGTCCTCTATGGCGGCAGCTCTGCTCCGAGGCTTGCACCAACTCGGACGGCGCACCCACAAACAGCGAGAACTGGTCGGGCACCCTGCGAGCCATTTGTGCAGTGGAGCTGAATTACTCGCTGCAGTGGTTGTATGTGGACCCAACGAACGAGGCCGCCTACACCCACGCCCGCTCCgttgccctcctcttccacacACTCATCGCGCGACGGCACGTGTGGGCGGCAGAGCACGCCAGCACGGACGGTAGCAAGAAGCTTCAGCGGTACCTCGCCGACGCCCCATTGCTCACCCCAGTCGCACTGGCGAACTCTGAAATGTGCGCTgacgtcgacgccggcaccgTCCGCCCCTCCACGCCACTTGTGGATCTCCTCCGTGACCGCCAACGCCGTGTCCGGTGGGACACCTACGTGGAGAGCTTTGCGCTGATGCGGCACATGCAGCGGGTGCTGCACACTGCCATCCGGCTCCGGGTTACCGAGCTGGAGGCACAGGCGGCGCGCACCTTGCgcttggcggcggcaagcAACACGAGAAGCTCATCTGGGCAGGCACCCAAGTCTGAGGCGATTGCCGCACTAAAGACTCTCTACGAGCGCAGCTCTCAGTACATGCTGGATAACTTCCACCAGGTCGACACAGCACAGTACTTGGCCTGTCAAGCAATGCTGGAGGAGATGTGGCTGACGTACATGGACGCGGCACAGCGACGCagggtgcagcagcttcgcccGTCGGAGGCGTACCGCGAGGGTCTCCAGCCGGAGTGGCTGGAACCCTGTCCGTGGGATGAACGGAAGACGAGCGCAACGGACGCAGGCAAGCCGGAAGACTGCCAGGATGCTGTCGTCCTCGACTTCCTGGCCTACGAGGCCGCTGCGTTGAGCAAGGCGAAACAGCTGACAGTGGCAGACGCGATCCGTCTCACGTATTGGAAACACGAGGTTCTTAACATTATGTACCGCGGCTATGGCGTGTCTGTCTGA
- a CDS encoding putative fumarate hydratase has protein sequence MSLCDQCEIGCRRAGIKDIEDASAVNADFHFSAIFQPTDPHHHQTEFTKIEGSEKYVEELEVFGRKVLKVNPEALTIITHRAFSDVHHFFRKDHLEGWRRAIEDPEASDNDRYVATTLLKNACIAAGRVLPSCQDTGTSIVLGKRGELCWTGGEDEKYLSKGIWNAYRYHNLRYSQTAALDMFKECNTGDNLPAQLDLLAVPGSDYEFLFIAKGGGSAN, from the coding sequence ATGTCTCTGTGCGACCAGTGCGAGATCGGGTGCCGCCGTGCGGGCATCAAGGACATCGAGGACGCGTCCGCCGTCAATGCAGACTTCCACTTCTCCGCCATCTTCCAGCCCACCgacccgcaccaccaccaaacCGAGTTCACCAAGATCGAGGGGAGCGAGAAGTatgtggaggagctggaggtgtTCGGACGAAAGGTGCTGAAGGTGAACCCCGAGGCCCTCACTATCATCACCCACCGCGCCTTTTCGGATGTGCACCACTTCTTCCGCAAGGACCACCTGGAGGGTTGGCGCCGCGCCATTGAGGACCCTGAGGCCTCCGACAACGACCGCTACGTCGCCACGACGCTGCTGAAGAACGCCTGCATCGCGGCAGGTCGGGTGTTGCCGTCGTGCCAGGATACCGGCACGTCCATCGTGCTCGGCAAGCGTGGCGAGCTCTGCTGGaccggcggcgaggacgagaagTACTTGTCGAAGGGTATATGGAACGCTTACAGGTACCACAACCTGCGTTACAGCCAGACGGCCGCGCTGGACATGTTCAAGGAGTGCAATACCGGCGACAATCTTCCCGCCCAGCTCGACCTGCTCGCGGTGCCTGGAAGCGACTACGAGTTCCTCTTCATTGCCAAGGGCGGCGGTTCGGCAAAC